The following coding sequences lie in one Cyanobacterium sp. Dongsha4 genomic window:
- the uvrC gene encoding excinuclease ABC subunit UvrC: protein MKVEDLLKGLPDESGVYFMKDKSGNILYIGKAKNLKKRVKSYFNPSAKHTHRIALMVSQVGDIEYIVTDTEAEALALEANLIKQHQPHFNVLLKDDKKYPYVCITWSENYPRIFITRKRRLTDKLDRYYGPYVDSRRLREILDIIKRTFPLRQRSKPLYKDRPCLNYDLGKCPGVCQNLITPEQYREIISKVAFIFQGRTDELIKQLQTQMEIASEALEFEKAAQYRDQILSLQQLFSSQKVALPDDTISRDAIALAQDENYTCIQLFQIRAGRLIGRLGFFTDNGHNDEQGEILQRVLEQHYQNIDSSEIPTEIIVQYPLKEEEILASWLREKKGKKVIITTPQRQQKAELISMVARNAQIELERSQKFSQTNLEGMEDLAKILDLATLPRRIEGYDISHLQGSNAVASRVVFIDGLPAKQYYRHYKIKNPEIKIGHSDDFLSLQEVIKRRFSHTEDYPDLVMIDGGKGQLSSVCEVLTEMNLMEKIKVISLAKKREEIFLPNQSLPLNTNKEQSGVQLLRRLRDEAHRFAVTFHRQQRQKASRKSILDEIPGLGFERQKRLLAHFHSVDYIRQATVKQLAEVSGIGDNLAQIIYRYFH, encoded by the coding sequence ATGAAAGTAGAGGATTTATTAAAGGGTTTGCCTGATGAGTCTGGGGTTTATTTTATGAAAGATAAATCGGGAAATATTCTCTATATTGGTAAGGCAAAAAATCTCAAGAAAAGGGTTAAATCTTATTTTAATCCTTCTGCTAAACATACCCATAGAATCGCTTTAATGGTTTCTCAGGTGGGGGATATTGAATATATTGTCACCGATACGGAAGCAGAGGCTTTAGCTTTAGAGGCAAATTTAATTAAACAGCATCAACCTCATTTTAATGTTTTACTTAAGGATGATAAAAAATATCCCTATGTCTGCATTACTTGGTCTGAAAATTATCCTCGTATTTTTATTACTCGTAAGCGTCGTTTAACTGATAAACTCGATCGCTATTATGGTCCTTATGTGGATAGTCGAAGGTTAAGGGAAATTTTAGATATTATTAAACGTACTTTTCCTTTACGGCAGCGATCAAAGCCTTTATATAAAGATCGCCCCTGTTTGAATTATGATCTAGGAAAATGCCCCGGAGTCTGTCAAAATTTAATTACTCCTGAACAATATCGGGAAATTATTAGTAAGGTTGCTTTTATTTTTCAGGGGCGTACTGATGAATTAATTAAACAATTACAAACTCAAATGGAAATCGCTTCAGAAGCCCTAGAGTTTGAAAAGGCGGCTCAATATAGGGATCAAATTCTGAGTTTACAACAATTATTTTCCAGTCAAAAAGTTGCTTTACCTGATGATACCATTTCCAGAGATGCGATCGCACTTGCTCAAGATGAAAATTATACTTGTATTCAACTGTTTCAGATTCGAGCAGGGCGCTTAATTGGCAGATTAGGATTTTTTACCGATAATGGTCATAATGATGAACAGGGGGAAATTTTACAACGAGTCTTGGAGCAACACTATCAAAATATTGACTCCTCAGAAATTCCGACAGAAATAATAGTTCAATATCCTCTCAAAGAAGAAGAAATTTTAGCTAGTTGGCTAAGAGAAAAAAAGGGGAAAAAAGTTATTATTACTACTCCTCAAAGACAGCAAAAAGCAGAATTAATTTCTATGGTGGCTAGAAATGCTCAAATAGAGCTAGAAAGAAGTCAAAAGTTTAGTCAAACTAATTTAGAAGGTATGGAGGATTTAGCCAAAATATTGGATTTAGCCACTCTTCCCCGTCGCATTGAAGGTTATGATATATCCCATTTGCAAGGCTCAAATGCAGTAGCTTCAAGGGTTGTTTTTATAGATGGTTTACCTGCTAAACAATATTATCGTCATTATAAGATTAAAAATCCCGAAATCAAAATAGGTCACTCTGATGACTTTTTATCTCTACAAGAAGTAATTAAAAGACGTTTTTCCCATACAGAAGATTATCCAGATTTAGTGATGATTGATGGAGGAAAAGGTCAACTTTCATCAGTTTGTGAAGTCTTAACAGAAATGAATTTAATGGAGAAAATAAAGGTTATTAGTTTAGCAAAAAAAAGGGAAGAAATATTTTTACCTAATCAATCATTACCCCTTAATACAAATAAGGAACAATCAGGGGTACAATTATTGAGAAGATTAAGAGACGAAGCCCATCGTTTTGCTGTTACATTTCACCGTCAACAAAGACAAAAAGCTAGTCGTAAATCAATTTTAGATGAGATACCGGGATTAGGATTTGAGAGACAAAAAAGGCTTTTAGCTCATTTTCATTCGGTAGATTATATTCGTCAGGCAACGGTTAAACAGTTAGCAGAAGTGTCAGGAATTGGGGATAATTTAGCTCAGATAATCTATCGATATTTTCACTAA
- a CDS encoding penicillin-binding protein 1A — translation MASTSIKGKTNNPVPNPKTPSNFFLGVAKATTGTFLGLTLLTTSAIAGGLVGLAVSFRNLPDVRVLKNYVPSQTSYIYDVKGRLLTTYHGEEHRTTVDFQDISPNLKMAVLAIEDSNFYDHKGINPTSIGRAILVNIQSGGVVEGASTLTMQLVKNVFLSHQRTFSRKLAEAVLAVRVEQVFEKDNILEMYLNNIYWGHNNYGAETAAQSYFNKSASELNLAEAAMMAGIIQAPEVYSPFANYDIAKERQALVLGRMVDLGWITNEEAETAKKTPLYLGKPQAWQSSKLPYVTDSVRKELVERFGQEMITKGGLHVQTTIDYDLQVKAEEIVQKSHRNLISWGVKADQIALVAIDPRTHFVKAVVGGVDYKESQFNRVLQSRRQPGSAFKPFVYYTAFATGKYTPSSSVPNYSKGYRDGSGYYRPQNYGGSFGGGNVSIIQALSQSLNIPAVVLGQEIGLDKVIEVCRTLGIESPLSPVVSLPLGPIGVTPMEMAKAYATFANNGWQSDTTMILQVTDSNGNVLLDNTPQPKLVLNEWATASLSATLTQVIQGGTASSASIGRPAAGKTGTTSGERDVWFVGYVPQLATAVWIGNDDFNRSLGRGVTGGGYAAPIWRQFMVSALQNEPVKYFPAASQFTRPKSDNKKND, via the coding sequence GTGGCATCTACTAGCATCAAAGGTAAAACTAATAATCCCGTCCCCAATCCAAAAACTCCCTCCAATTTTTTTCTAGGAGTAGCAAAGGCAACCACTGGGACATTTTTAGGTCTAACATTGTTAACCACATCAGCGATAGCCGGTGGTTTGGTTGGTTTAGCTGTTAGTTTTCGTAACTTACCAGATGTAAGGGTTTTAAAAAATTATGTTCCTTCTCAAACTAGCTACATTTATGATGTTAAGGGACGTTTATTAACTACATATCACGGGGAAGAACATCGCACAACAGTGGACTTTCAAGATATTTCCCCTAATTTAAAGATGGCAGTATTGGCCATCGAAGATAGTAATTTTTATGATCATAAAGGTATCAATCCCACCAGTATAGGTAGAGCGATTCTGGTCAATATTCAAAGTGGTGGGGTGGTAGAAGGTGCATCAACCTTAACAATGCAGTTAGTTAAAAATGTTTTTCTGTCCCATCAAAGGACTTTTTCCCGTAAATTAGCAGAAGCCGTTTTAGCCGTTAGAGTAGAGCAGGTTTTTGAAAAGGATAATATTTTGGAAATGTACCTCAACAATATCTATTGGGGACATAACAATTATGGTGCAGAAACGGCGGCTCAAAGTTATTTTAATAAGTCTGCATCGGAATTAAATTTGGCAGAGGCGGCAATGATGGCGGGAATTATTCAAGCCCCCGAAGTTTATAGCCCTTTTGCTAATTATGATATTGCCAAGGAAAGACAGGCTTTAGTTTTAGGAAGAATGGTAGATTTGGGCTGGATTACTAATGAAGAGGCTGAAACTGCTAAAAAAACTCCTCTTTATTTAGGTAAGCCTCAAGCATGGCAAAGTAGTAAACTTCCCTATGTCACTGATTCTGTACGTAAAGAATTAGTCGAGCGTTTTGGACAAGAAATGATTACTAAGGGGGGACTTCATGTTCAAACTACCATTGACTATGATTTACAAGTTAAGGCAGAAGAAATCGTCCAAAAATCCCATCGTAATTTAATTTCATGGGGGGTTAAGGCGGATCAAATAGCCCTAGTTGCGATCGACCCTCGAACCCATTTTGTCAAAGCAGTAGTAGGTGGTGTGGACTATAAAGAAAGTCAATTTAACCGAGTATTACAATCTCGTCGTCAACCCGGTTCAGCTTTTAAACCTTTTGTTTATTATACTGCTTTCGCTACGGGAAAATATACTCCCTCTTCATCTGTTCCCAACTATTCCAAGGGTTATCGAGACGGTAGTGGTTATTATCGTCCTCAGAACTATGGTGGAAGTTTCGGAGGAGGAAATGTCAGTATAATTCAAGCTCTAAGTCAGTCTTTAAATATTCCCGCAGTGGTTTTAGGGCAGGAAATAGGTTTAGATAAAGTCATTGAAGTATGTCGCACTCTAGGGATAGAAAGCCCTTTAAGTCCAGTGGTATCCTTGCCATTAGGACCTATTGGCGTTACACCGATGGAAATGGCTAAGGCCTACGCAACTTTTGCGAATAATGGTTGGCAATCAGACACTACTATGATTCTACAAGTGACAGATAGCAATGGTAATGTGTTGTTAGATAACACTCCTCAACCCAAGTTGGTTTTAAATGAATGGGCAACGGCTTCTCTTTCTGCAACTCTGACTCAAGTAATACAAGGAGGTACTGCAAGTAGTGCTAGTATTGGCAGACCTGCGGCGGGTAAAACTGGTACAACATCTGGGGAAAGGGATGTTTGGTTTGTGGGTTATGTGCCTCAATTAGCAACGGCTGTTTGGATTGGTAATGATGATTTTAATCGTAGTTTAGGACGTGGGGTGACAGGAGGGGGATATGCCGCACCTATTTGGCGACAATTTATGGTGTCAGCATTACAAAATGAACCCGTTAAATATTTTCCTGCCGCTTCTCAATTTACTCGTCCAAAGTCTGATAATAAAAAGAATGATTAG
- the ndhC gene encoding photosynthetic/respiratory NAD(P)H-quinone oxidoreductase subunit C, whose protein sequence is MFVLNGYEYFLGFLIVSSLVPILALTASKLLRPKTGGPERRTTYESGMEPIGGAWIQFNIRYYMFALVFVVFDVETVFLYPWAVAFNALGLLAFVEALIFIAILVVALVYAWRKGALEWS, encoded by the coding sequence ATGTTTGTACTTAATGGTTATGAGTATTTTTTAGGTTTTCTGATAGTTAGTAGTTTAGTACCTATTTTAGCTTTGACCGCATCTAAATTACTACGTCCAAAAACAGGAGGCCCCGAAAGACGCACTACCTATGAATCAGGGATGGAACCCATCGGGGGAGCATGGATTCAATTTAATATTCGTTACTATATGTTTGCCCTTGTGTTTGTAGTTTTTGACGTGGAAACAGTCTTTTTATATCCTTGGGCAGTAGCTTTTAACGCATTGGGTTTATTAGCTTTTGTAGAAGCCTTAATTTTTATTGCAATTTTAGTAGTTGCTCTTGTATATGCTTGGCGTAAGGGTGCTTTGGAATGGTCATAA
- the ndhK gene encoding photosynthetic/respiratory NAD(P)H-quinone oxidoreductase subunit K, which yields MNISATDLKNLENQAKEKILNPVARSQVTQDLSENIILTTVDDLHNWARLSSLWPLLYGTACCFIEFAALIGSRFDFDRFGLVPRSSPRQADLIITAGTITMKMAPALVRLYEEMPEPKYVIAMGACTITGGMFSSDSTTAVRGVDKLIPVDVYIPGCPPRPEAIFDAIVKLRKKVANESIQERGTVRSQTNRYYSTTHNMKVVDPILTGKYIRSESRNNPPAELAAAMGMPVDTAKLTEKTQEEA from the coding sequence ATGAATATTTCTGCTACAGATTTAAAAAACTTAGAAAATCAAGCAAAGGAAAAAATCCTCAATCCTGTCGCCCGTAGTCAAGTAACTCAGGATTTATCAGAAAATATAATTTTAACCACTGTTGATGACTTACACAATTGGGCTAGATTATCAAGTTTGTGGCCTCTCCTGTATGGAACAGCTTGTTGCTTTATCGAATTTGCCGCTCTAATTGGTTCTCGCTTTGATTTTGACCGTTTTGGACTTGTTCCTCGTTCTAGCCCCCGTCAAGCTGATTTAATCATCACTGCAGGAACTATTACTATGAAGATGGCACCTGCCTTAGTGCGTTTATACGAGGAAATGCCTGAGCCTAAATATGTTATCGCTATGGGTGCTTGTACTATTACAGGAGGTATGTTTAGCAGTGACTCTACAACGGCAGTGCGTGGGGTTGATAAGTTAATTCCTGTTGATGTGTATATTCCGGGTTGCCCTCCTCGCCCTGAAGCTATTTTTGATGCGATCGTAAAATTGAGAAAGAAAGTAGCAAATGAGTCAATTCAAGAGCGTGGGACTGTCAGAAGTCAAACCAATAGATATTATTCTACTACCCACAATATGAAGGTAGTTGATCCTATTTTGACAGGTAAGTATATTCGTAGTGAATCCAGAAATAATCCCCCTGCTGAATTAGCGGCGGCCATGGGAATGCCTGTGGATACAGCAAAATTAACAGAAAAAACTCAAGAGGAGGCTTAA
- a CDS encoding NAD(P)H-quinone oxidoreductase subunit J, whose amino-acid sequence MTEANNNPEMENQQENTEATEIVQAGVTSQWLTENGFAHEALEKDHSGVELIKVDPEFLIPIATALRAYGFNYLQCQGAYDLGPGKELVSFYHLLKVEDNITNPQEVRIKVYLNRENPQVPSVYWIWRGADWQERECYDMYGIIYEGHPNLKRILMPEDWVGWPLRKDYVSPDFYELQDAY is encoded by the coding sequence ATGACAGAAGCAAATAACAATCCAGAAATGGAAAATCAGCAAGAAAATACCGAAGCCACAGAAATTGTCCAAGCAGGGGTAACATCTCAATGGTTAACGGAAAATGGTTTTGCTCATGAAGCCCTTGAAAAAGATCATTCAGGAGTAGAATTGATTAAAGTTGATCCTGAATTTCTTATTCCCATTGCGACTGCCTTACGTGCCTATGGATTTAATTATCTACAGTGTCAGGGTGCTTATGATTTAGGCCCGGGAAAAGAATTAGTTAGTTTTTATCATTTACTTAAAGTGGAAGATAATATAACTAATCCTCAAGAAGTTAGAATCAAGGTTTATTTGAATAGAGAAAATCCTCAAGTGCCTTCTGTATATTGGATTTGGAGGGGGGCAGATTGGCAAGAAAGAGAATGCTATGATATGTATGGCATCATCTATGAAGGACATCCCAATTTAAAACGTATTTTAATGCCTGAAGATTGGGTGGGTTGGCCTCTGAGAAAAGATTATGTATCTCCAGATTTCTATGAGTTACAAGATGCTTATTAA
- a CDS encoding cation:proton antiporter, which translates to MNNTITLIWLALPFFAGFLVYLLPKYSNHLSLGVLLISVFYPVWLLTSEEDFTLRLLDNFGVTLYVDQLSGYFILTNCLVTIGVLLYCLSEERKAFFYTQLMILYGSVNACFIGYDFISFYVAIEVISIAAFLLMVYPRSDKSIWIGLRYLFVSNTAMLLYLMGAILIYKANNSFSFDGLINSPPEAIALILLGLLVKGGVFVSGLWLPLTHASVETPLSGLLSGIVVKAGIFPFLRLASISDEVDFVIRIVAIATAYLGVTQAIFENDTKRLLALSTVSQLGFIIASPMIAGFYALTHGLAKCTLFLTVGNLPSRDIKQLNQEGVNLYLWFVLLLGSSSIIGIPLLAGFSAKVMVMKNIVSWQNIPFNLAVIGTAIALSKLIFLPIANTSISETRVKRGYWLGVSILMGGLIATNLIYPQAYTIANISKALITFAIGALIYLFILKKITLKLPRILEKFDNLIGIMSLTVIGLFWMVLPIG; encoded by the coding sequence ATGAATAATACTATTACTTTGATTTGGTTGGCGTTGCCTTTTTTTGCTGGTTTTTTAGTTTATTTATTGCCTAAATATTCTAATCATTTGAGTTTAGGAGTATTGTTAATATCTGTTTTTTATCCTGTTTGGTTATTGACATCAGAAGAAGATTTTACTTTGCGGTTATTGGATAATTTTGGTGTTACTTTGTATGTAGATCAACTTAGTGGTTATTTTATTCTTACAAATTGTCTTGTTACCATTGGGGTTTTGCTTTATTGTTTGTCGGAAGAAAGGAAGGCTTTTTTCTATACTCAATTAATGATTCTCTACGGTAGTGTTAATGCCTGTTTTATTGGCTATGACTTTATTAGTTTTTATGTTGCCATCGAGGTGATTAGTATTGCCGCTTTTTTGCTTATGGTTTATCCTCGCAGTGATAAAAGCATTTGGATAGGATTACGATACCTTTTTGTTAGCAATACTGCGATGCTACTTTATCTAATGGGGGCAATTTTAATTTATAAGGCGAATAATTCTTTTAGTTTTGATGGTTTAATTAATTCTCCTCCAGAAGCGATCGCACTTATTCTGTTAGGATTATTAGTAAAAGGAGGAGTGTTTGTGTCTGGATTGTGGCTTCCTCTTACTCATGCTTCGGTGGAAACTCCATTATCAGGATTACTTTCAGGCATTGTGGTTAAGGCAGGAATTTTTCCTTTTCTTCGTTTAGCATCTATTAGTGATGAAGTTGACTTTGTTATCAGAATTGTCGCTATTGCTACGGCTTATTTAGGAGTTACACAGGCTATTTTTGAAAATGATACTAAAAGATTATTAGCTTTAAGTACCGTTTCTCAACTAGGATTTATCATTGCTTCCCCAATGATTGCAGGTTTTTATGCCTTAACTCATGGTTTGGCTAAATGCACTCTGTTTTTAACTGTGGGTAATTTACCTAGTCGTGATATTAAACAATTAAATCAAGAAGGAGTTAATCTTTATCTTTGGTTCGTGCTATTGTTAGGAAGCTCATCTATTATCGGTATTCCTTTATTGGCCGGTTTTAGTGCCAAGGTGATGGTAATGAAAAATATTGTGAGTTGGCAAAATATACCTTTCAATTTAGCAGTTATCGGAACAGCGATCGCACTTTCTAAACTAATTTTTCTCCCCATTGCTAATACATCTATATCTGAAACAAGAGTGAAAAGAGGTTATTGGCTAGGAGTCAGTATTTTAATGGGAGGATTAATAGCAACTAATCTGATTTATCCTCAAGCCTATACCATTGCCAATATAAGTAAAGCCCTAATCACATTTGCTATTGGAGCATTAATATATCTATTTATACTGAAAAAAATTACCCTAAAATTGCCCCGAATACTAGAAAAATTTGATAACCTGATTGGTATTATGAGCTTAACTGTGATTGGCTTATTTTGGATGGTTTTACCCATTGGTTAA
- the priA gene encoding primosomal protein N' — protein MKLAEPVIEYRYDNQVPQQWVEVLVDCVYAEGLYTYQNKPDILIKAGDIVSVPFGNTIVGGVVVKIISQQPDHLDSSEIKEIDDIVSSGFFPPHYWELLERTANYYLTDLINVIRVALPPKLLGRSQRRVKLLFNNIPENPEDFCTVKEWEVIKLLKKSKQGDYSYRFITQKVNNSRKAISLLVKKQWLETYLQPPSKAKPKFTKVVTFLGENNNSEKLTPKQKDVLKNLKNHDGELALQELLKVCELNSDSVVKTLERKGCVVIQERETLRLLQDSNPTEDQPKSLTSPQNQALELINSLHSFSTVLLHGVTGSGKTEVYLQAIAPILAQKKSALVLVPEIGLTPQLTDRFRARFKGQVCVYHSALSDGERYDTWRQMLTGEPQVVIGTRSAVFAPLPNIGIIILDEEHDTSFKQHQPIPTYHAVKVAQWRAELADCPLVLGSATPSLETWQKAFSVVPKPLKIKNIEDFLVSSYPHYYLSLPDRILERPLPPVEIIDMRQELRKGNRSIFSDRLKVELQNLKPEGKQAILFISRRGHSTFVSCRSCGYVMECPHCDVSLSYHYSHHGARELLRCHYCNHAELHPKQCPQCFSPYLKFFGTGTQKVVLEMEKEFPDLKVLRFDSDTTSSKNAHRRILTEFAQGEADILIGTQMLTKGIDLANVTLVGVVSADGLLFHSDYRASERAFQTLTQVAGRAGRGEDRGKVIIQTYSPEHPVIHAVQNHDYLAFCDRELTERESLSYPPYGHLILLRFSGLDGDKVRDSADAIASLCANLLPDYMEILGPAPANIMRVARRYRWQILLKSEREFSLEIKQELINLRQYCHNSVSLVIDPDPLRIE, from the coding sequence ATGAAACTAGCTGAACCCGTTATCGAGTACAGATATGATAATCAAGTACCACAGCAATGGGTAGAGGTTTTAGTAGATTGTGTCTATGCAGAGGGGCTATATACTTATCAAAATAAACCCGATATTCTTATTAAAGCAGGAGATATTGTTAGTGTTCCTTTTGGTAATACTATTGTGGGAGGGGTAGTAGTTAAGATTATTTCTCAACAACCTGATCATCTTGATTCTAGTGAAATTAAAGAAATAGATGATATTGTGAGTAGTGGTTTTTTCCCCCCTCACTATTGGGAATTATTAGAGCGCACTGCTAATTATTATTTAACGGATTTAATCAACGTGATTCGGGTTGCTTTACCGCCAAAACTTTTGGGGCGATCGCAGCGTCGGGTTAAGTTATTATTTAATAATATCCCTGAAAATCCTGAAGATTTCTGTACGGTGAAAGAATGGGAAGTAATTAAATTACTAAAAAAAAGTAAACAAGGGGATTATAGCTATCGTTTTATCACCCAGAAAGTCAATAATAGCCGAAAAGCAATTTCCTTGTTGGTAAAAAAACAATGGTTAGAAACTTATTTACAACCCCCCAGTAAGGCAAAACCAAAATTCACAAAAGTTGTCACCTTTTTAGGGGAAAATAACAACTCAGAAAAATTGACTCCTAAACAAAAAGACGTTTTAAAAAACCTCAAAAACCATGATGGAGAATTAGCTTTACAAGAATTATTAAAAGTATGCGAATTGAATAGCGATTCTGTAGTTAAAACCTTAGAGAGAAAAGGATGTGTTGTTATTCAAGAAAGAGAAACCTTGCGTTTATTACAGGATTCTAACCCCACCGAAGATCAACCAAAATCATTAACTTCCCCTCAAAATCAAGCCTTGGAATTAATTAACAGTTTACATTCTTTTTCCACTGTATTATTACATGGTGTAACAGGTTCAGGTAAAACAGAGGTATATCTACAGGCGATCGCACCTATCTTAGCACAGAAAAAATCTGCTCTTGTATTAGTCCCCGAAATTGGTTTAACACCGCAATTAACAGATCGATTTCGGGCAAGATTCAAAGGACAAGTATGTGTTTATCACAGTGCCTTGAGTGATGGAGAAAGATACGACACATGGCGACAAATGCTCACAGGTGAGCCTCAAGTGGTTATCGGCACAAGAAGCGCAGTGTTTGCCCCTTTACCTAATATTGGTATTATTATCTTAGATGAAGAACACGATACCAGTTTTAAGCAACATCAACCTATCCCCACTTATCACGCTGTTAAAGTAGCCCAATGGCGTGCAGAATTAGCAGATTGCCCCCTTGTTCTAGGTTCAGCTACCCCCTCCCTTGAAACATGGCAAAAAGCCTTTTCTGTTGTTCCTAAACCCCTTAAAATTAAGAATATTGAGGACTTTTTAGTTAGTTCCTATCCCCATTATTATCTTTCCTTGCCCGATCGCATCTTAGAAAGACCTCTCCCCCCAGTAGAGATAATTGATATGCGTCAAGAGTTGCGCAAAGGTAACAGAAGTATTTTTAGCGATCGCCTCAAAGTAGAGCTTCAAAACCTTAAGCCAGAAGGAAAACAGGCTATTTTATTTATATCTCGGCGGGGTCACAGTACTTTTGTCTCTTGTCGTAGCTGTGGTTATGTGATGGAATGTCCCCACTGTGATGTTTCCCTATCCTACCATTATAGCCATCACGGTGCAAGGGAATTATTACGTTGCCACTATTGCAATCATGCAGAGCTACACCCAAAGCAATGCCCTCAGTGCTTTTCACCTTATTTGAAATTTTTTGGCACGGGAACACAAAAAGTTGTATTAGAAATGGAAAAAGAGTTTCCTGACTTGAAAGTATTGCGATTTGATAGCGACACCACTAGCAGTAAAAATGCTCACCGTCGTATCCTAACCGAATTTGCCCAAGGAGAAGCGGATATTTTAATCGGTACGCAGATGTTAACCAAAGGCATTGATTTAGCTAATGTTACCCTTGTGGGGGTAGTTTCTGCCGATGGTTTGTTGTTTCATTCTGACTACAGAGCCTCAGAAAGAGCCTTTCAAACGCTCACTCAAGTGGCAGGAAGGGCAGGCCGTGGAGAAGATAGGGGAAAAGTTATTATTCAAACCTACTCCCCCGAACATCCTGTTATCCATGCAGTGCAAAATCATGATTATTTGGCTTTTTGCGACCGAGAATTAACCGAAAGGGAGAGTTTAAGTTATCCTCCTTATGGTCATTTGATTTTATTACGTTTTAGTGGTTTAGATGGGGATAAAGTTCGAGATAGTGCAGATGCGATCGCTTCTTTATGTGCTAATTTATTACCAGATTATATGGAAATTTTAGGACCTGCTCCTGCTAATATTATGAGGGTAGCAAGGCGTTATCGATGGCAAATTTTGTTAAAAAGTGAAAGAGAATTTTCTTTAGAAATAAAACAAGAGTTAATCAATTTAAGACAATATTGCCATAATTCTGTATCATTAGTTATCGATCCAGACCCCTTAAGAATTGAATAA